Genomic window (Capsicum annuum cultivar UCD-10X-F1 chromosome 10, UCD10Xv1.1, whole genome shotgun sequence):
TATGAACATAATTAGATCTGTTCATGATGTTTATTCTGCGAATGCTGAAAACCTTACTGCGAGAGGATATGTGGCACATCTTAATGAATACATAAATGGGTTCCGTATGCATGCTGTTGTGCCATGGCATACAGTGGAAGACATTTATATTCCAgtaaatataaaggaaaaacatcaTTGGGTGCTAGCAATTTTATCTTTCTCAGAGAGATGCATATTcctatatgattcatatgaatcatctggTCATTATTCGGCTGTTCTTAATGTCATTGAGAAATTAGATGCGTTATCCCATTTTGTCTCGAACATTGTGATTTCTACATTAAGAAAGGAATTCATCCTGAaaaccatccaagatacaaagacaaaaACTCCTCAGATATGTTTGATGTGTTATTTCAAAAGAGTTTGCCTCAACAACCAAGTGGAAGCTTGTAAGTTATTAATTTACATATAACAAAACTGTATGtttgtaaaatatatattaaagcaCATATGtgttcctttttattatttttgtagggATTGTGGTGTTTATATGGTTACATATGCGGAGTgtctttcttatggtcacaaaaTTCTTGCGAATGAGTTCGACCCCAATGCACTCCGTACAAGATATGCTGCACTTTTGTGGGATTATGGGACCAGAAAGAAAGACGTAAATGCTTATAGTGATGTCGAAGCACCTTTGAGGCCTCCAAGacaaagtagaataactagtgtaactgaagtttttgatgtatgatgGATGATGGATTGATTACTTTATATAGTTTAGACACTGGTTTATGTATGTAGGTACTGATTATacaaactaattttgatgttttgaagtgGTTCTAATTGTAGGTTATAATAGTACTAATTCAAGTTTAATACGAGTCTTTtatgttgttcttcattttactgtgtgattttgttaaaaaaaaaatacatatgtattgttcatattatgcttaaaatacatatgcaataatttttatgcctaaaaaatacatatgcagtaattTTTAtgcctaaaaaatatatatgtattttttttagataacaaaaatacatatgcaatattaTGCCTAAGCATTCCAAAAATATATctgaaatttttagttaaaatatatatatatgtattgctcATATtatgttaaaatacatatgcaatgttagaAAGTACGCATTATAAACCAAATTTAtcgtaaaaatacatatgcagtgttaataataagtttttctaaaatacatattgttcataactattatttattttgatatgtgtcCATTTAATATGATTATAAATGAAAACTGGAATTAAAGATAATTTTGAACTTTTAATACAAATCTGTAATTTATGGtgagattttattttacataaatacatatatgcagtgttaatattttttattaaaaatacatatgtattatacatttaaatatatttttatcatataaacACATATGTTGCGCtaagattttgaaattcaaacataGATTTGCAGAATATGTCATATGTGGctaaatcaattaacaattacgaACCAGATAAGTGTTTGGTGAATCAAAATTACCAACTTTAACCTAAAAAGTATATTCactattaaaaatacatatgaactgcacattcaaaatacatatgcaatgttcaaatctttcaacatatacatatgcagAATTCAGATTTAATTGTGTTCACTTGTcaaatgattattaaaaaaatagttcaagtttataaaaaacgaaaataaaatttgaagcaATAATACGGAAagagaaatttttcatttttgacatttcctacaagaacgcctattgtgacccttagccccacaaGCACCacatgagttgatgttcttctttctAAACATATCACATCCTGATTTTTCACGATCCTTCTTTGTAGGTCTTCTCGGAGGTTTTTTGTATTTTGGAGGCAGTACTATTTCACCAAGTACGCTCTTTGGAATTAGCCAGTCATCTTTGTGTGGCAACGGATAGATGGAAACATCATATGTTTTCAAAAcagtttttggtttaaacaaatcaCAACAGTATGACCCCTTCTCAAAATTCTTCTTCTCCAACACCGCAaaagcatgtgcacatggtatctgATCTAGTTTAAATGCATTACATGAGCATTTTTTTCTTTGAGGCAAACAACGTAGTATTTTTATTTGTCGTGTACCATATACACATATTCTGTGTCTGGTACAAcctgatacaaaaataaaaagtttaatgcTATGCtacaaaaagatgaaattcatatttatatGATATGTTGTAAGCACACCagcatttttcagaaaaaaaatacatatacagagtaaaaatacatatgcagagtacataatatttttcttacttaactttttagtttgttttaaatgTTTCCATTCATTTAGTACTTAATGGAAGttattctattaattatttttttcagaagTATAAATTCCAAAAATGTAAAAGGTCATACCATCATATGAGTGCACAAAGTCTCGTTCTCTTTGAGTATGTCATAAAACTTTTCAATGAGTGGTGTAAAGGTATATGAAGCCTATTGCCTATTTTCGCAGTTCCATTTTGCAAACAATAATCGAACCTCCttaagaaagtcataaattggcagttctctagctgatacaagtactccatttattgactccgtaatgtttgaagtcaaagtccaCCCTCGATTAACTATTGCATAGGACCTAGCCCACTTTTCGTAATCAGCCAATTTCAAATAATTCTTCACCCTAATatcaactgcctcaactttttccattaacatttggaattctgactttgaatatgatttggccatTGTATAAAAAATCTCCGACAATGCATCGTGTGACTTTCTATAAAGTTTTTTAACATTCCCCCATAGATGCCGCATACATCATAATGAGGAACATCATTGTGCACATCACTAACATCCTTTATGATGCTTGATTTCCTATCAGAAACAACACACATGTTTTGTCTTTTCCCATACGCTTCCTTTAGATTCTGAAAGAACCACGTCCatgatgcatcattttcagaatcaatcaCACCATATGCCAGAGGGAATATATGACctgtatatacaaaaaaattatgtgcagtaaaataaaaatatatataggaactgcatatgtatttattatatatacaggTAATTAAAACtatacattttatcaaataaatggtATCacttacatataataaaatttagacatacataactataaaatataatcattttttaaatgttttaattcaTAAAACTTTGAAACTCTAGGTAAttatacagatatgtatatatctagTGGAGATATGTATTTTCAGGTGATACGCAGAAATACAAAAACATGCAAGAAGTTTTACAAAACAATTATTACAAATTCATActaacctgctccatccattgTACATGCTGTTACAAATGCTCCAGTATATATTCCTCTCAgatgactagcatcaacaactacgaccGGTCTACAATGATCGAATCCCTTAATGAATGCATTTAGAGCGATAAAAATATACAAGAACTCATTCTCATctgttttcttcattcttatatgtgactcTGGATAGGTAGTATTCAGTACATATAAGTATGATGGCAGTTTCCCATAAGATGCTGATGGcttacccctcaactcttctaaTGCTCTTTCTTTCGCCTtccaacataaagtgtatgtcagatccataccaaaatcttccttcatgtcatttcTAATTTCTGTtgcattgtattttcttttatggttcttgaatttttgtttaaccataccacctatcaacatactagtagcatgcacctttggatagatcttgtccttcaCCGGGCATGTATGTTGAGGTCtgaattctcttattctaaacattCCAGTTTATTCCATTTCTGATGCACGCATTAAAAACTCGCATtttcttgatttgcaaaacaACGTATACCTGCATCCcacataatttagtattttaaaaatacatatccaaactaatattaaacaATAATAGAGTAATATAGAATGTACGTACgttttcttacttgaccttttacttcgtgtttgaaacttctccctaattgaatagtccttcatgactgacttcaaaaaaaatttctcaagtaaacctggtcttcctcaacatgtttgtgatATGGATCTGAGATAATTAACTCCACAGTATCCATTTCAAATACATCTAATGCTTGTGTATCTTCACAAATCACCAAAGCttcttcatttgttgtatttataaGTGTTTGAATGTTGTCACAGTTGGTTATTCTTTCAACAACACACATAGAAGAACTAGCCATGTTGCTCCCTACAGCtttctccaaaatgcttacatataaaggaagacaattcatgtcttgtatctgctttttctgaaatataaacacctttaaatccatatcattatgtatttctaTCTGCCCTGCATTAGTAGTaatttgatattccactagaatacGTTTCCTCGTTAAATCCACAAAGTGAGATGCCAATTCATCGTGCAGCTCAATAAATGTTGTTGATgtgctcaacagtatagcatcagtGATATATTCTTCGTAGTTTTTTTCATACGTCCACCGACTAGAGTGCTTCACAAGCACtggtatgcttcccatttctagttgatttaaccaaaaaataaataaatataaatattttgtcaaattaTAACTTGTTAAAACATACACTTTTCAGCTTTAATGCAAACAAACTTACACAACCAACATCTCCAttcagaaaaaaattttaaacaaaatttatttaacgtaaaatacaaacacaaaaaaaaactattaaacaAAATACAGAAACTACTGAATCGAAACGAAGAAAAACTTGTATAAAGTATATATTCAGCAAAAACAGTTATACTGTCAAATCCCAacaagaaaaccaaaaaatacatatgcagtgttaatatTAAGTtgttcaaaaatacatatgcaatgttaacattaaacatatcaaaaaatacatatggaacATACCTAAATTATATTTTGAACTGTGTAAATAGAATTTCATCACATTCAGCAGCTCAATTCAATCATCCATTGAGCAATGATTTTCATAAAATCATTGAACCAAATTAAACTCGAAAATTGTTTAACTTATTTTCATAATCGATTATACAAAACTCTGCAAATATACTACAAGGCTTCACAATTTCATCAATTGTTAAATCGATCATAATAATAACaaccaatactgaaataaatagtctatcaattaaatctaaaaaactgaaacaactaataaattaaatttttgcaacgaaaaatttcaattttgaaggtttttgttatatatgttgaatttccTTCTGATTTGATTAAAAATCGAAACTAAATAGGAGCAGTAGTAATGGCGAAAACAAAAAATCCAACCAGAAATACTTAATGATTACGTACCTTAGACAAAAGTAACAATGAATTTTCAACTGATAGTTCAATTCGAACAATTTGAACTGAAGAATCTATAACTGGATTTGAATTCGAAGAAGATACTGTAGAATTTcgtatgaacaacaacaatggttgaACATCAAAACACGGTTGAATTAGACAAAATTTCTCATAAAAATGAAAAgcagattttgattttttttctcaaatgaaCTCGTTAATtttgaaaactgaaatttgaaatttgatcaATATTGTTAAGCTGAAACGGAAGTTGCGTGATTGAAGTTATTTTAACGGAAAAGGAATCTACAAAACTAATTAattggtaattataccatatttaccTCAACAAATTTCTGTTATTTAAGGGAGGTAAAattagttgtatatgtatttttttagcatcagtttttaaaaatacataatacaagttgctacaaaatgtaattatgaaactgttgctacaaaattaataattagggcCTCAAGTATGTCATTTCTGAATATTTCCCTATTTTAAATGTGTTTTTGACCATTTACTCAAGcacaaatttcaaatcaaaacatcaaatttgaagTCCAAATCATACTAACAAAGGAACCCATGGGCCATGAACCCAATGGATCATTTGGGTAGAGTCCAAACCAATAAAGTAGTAATTTGACCCGGAAATCTATCGTCTTATCCAAACACACAACACTAGCCAGTAGTTAGTACTGACCAATACACTAATGCCAATTCTTCATTGAGTATCACAGACCCCTTCAGAGAAAAAAATGGCATCAGTATTAGGAACTTGTTCCACTTCAGCAGCAAGAACAGCTACATTCGCTTGTACACCTTTCTCTTCTCGTTCCTCTATCTCTGCTGTTTTCTCCTTTTTCCCTTCTTCaggtatttatgctttttttttttagtggCTATTCAAATTTTAATTGCAGGTTACCcgatttctttttttaatttgtacataaaaaaattgaataacctGCAATAGTAGGCCAAGTTTACTTGATATCATGGAATATTTTCTACACTGATAGTATACAAAGCTTAAACTATATTATGctttaaggggttgtttggtatcGGGAATGGAATAGACTAAATTATCCCATCACTATAGTGTGATATAGTGGCATAAATAATTCTGGGATTAGCTAATACCACTGATTAAAAGGTATTAATCCCTTTTTATACTAATTTTGGTTGCATTGTTAGTGGTTATTCAAACTTTCAGTGTATATTATGctttaaggggttgtttggcatGTGGAATGGGATACTcttaacttatcccatcactatagCACGAATAATGGCATAAATAATCTCGGGATTAGCTAACAGCACGGACTAAAAGGTATTAATCCTCTTTTGTACTAATTGTGTTTGCATTGTTAGTAGGTATTCaaatttttattgtatattattatgatttaaggggttgtttggtatgGGGAATGGAATAGactaacttatcccatcattatAGCACAAATAGTGGCATAAATAATCCCGAAATTAACTAATAATACTGACTAAAAGATATTAATCCTTTTTTGTACTAATTGTGTTTGCATTGTTTGTGGTGTTGTCCTTTGAGGACCCGCACATAGCGAGAGCTTTAACGCCATAGGCTGacctttttatttaattgtcacttcttgtttttctttgaatttgtttAGGCTGGGGTGGAGGGTGTTGGGTTCTTGGAAGGTTGAATTTGATGAGTACTTTGTTGTGATCAAATATTTTTGTACTAATTATGTTGGCATTGTTAGTGGGTATTCAAACTTTCAGTGATATTATGctttaaggggttgtttggcatGTGTGGAATGGGATACactaacttatcccatcactatagCACGAATTGTGCCATAAATAATCCCGGGATTAGCTAATAGCTCTAACTAAAAGGTATTGATCCTTTTTTGTACTAGTTGTGTTTGCATTGTTTGTGGTTCAGTCCTTCCATGCAGCCGCACGTAGTGTGAGCTTTAGTCCACCAAGCTCTTTGAATTGGTTTTTGAGGTGGGTAGGTGGGTATGGATTTGGGTTCagcttatggaggacatgaccttagatgaGAAGTCGTGCATGACATGATAAGGAATTAAGGATAGTTGGTTAGCAGTAGTAGACTGTAGTCTCGATTATCCTCCCATACTAATAGTCGTAGTTTACTCGTGTAGCTTCTTGTTCCTCGATTCCTATTATTATTCGCCGCTTTTTGTACTTTGAGTatcatatattttgttatattactGTACAGGATACTTTGTCATGCTTTCTATAATGTTTTCTCATGGCTTCTTCACTCTATTATTTCGTTTTCCAAACTGCTTTTATCTGTGTTTCATCAAGAcaagggtctatcagaaacaaccacTCTACCTCCAGCTTAGGAGTAAGGTATGTGTACACCTACCCTCCCCAGATGCCATgttatgggattacactgggtatgttgttgttgttgttgttgattgttaTTGGGTTTTTGCATTTTTTGACATCTATGCTTTAAGAGATTGTCATATCTTGTTTtcctttgaaattggttttgtgGTTCTTTTTGTGAATTTGGATTCTTGGTAGTAGTTATGAGCAATAATTCGATGGATCTATGAATTGCAGGACAGAGTCAAGGGAGGAAGTTTTATGGACAAATTAGACTCCCAGTTAAGAAAGGGAGGTCCCAATTCCATGTGGCAATTTCCAACGTCGCAACTGAAATCAGCCCTGCTCAGGAACAGGTACcaaaatttttgtaatttcattattTCTAGATATGGTAATTCATCAGGTGTTTTGCCTGACAGTGGGATAAATGTTGGGAACATCTCTATCTAATAATGTGGGATTTGGGTTTGAGGGTACGAAAAAACATTGTACGAGAGCTAGTTATACATTTCAAGAGTAAAATTGAATTGAAACTAGCTTAAGTGGAGCAACATTACATTGAAAATTCGAATAATCCACCTCAACTACTGAAATTGAGGCATAATTGTTGTTGTATCATTATCTAGCGTTCTTTCCTCTCCGTTGAAAAAATACATGGACTTTATATTGAATTCTTTACTATATTGAGCAAAATATTCTTTATACGTCTTCTCTATCTGGTATTGTATACTTCCACCACCTATGTATGTTGGGAATACTTCTGTCACATTCTAGAGAGGTGTTATCTTCTTGTCGTTGAGATCAAGCAGTAGTTTCCCCAACAAATTCAGATATGGAAATTTCATCAGGTATTTGCCAAACAGTGAGTTAATGGTGGGGAAGACTCTGTCTAGTAATGTGGGATTTGGGTTTGAGGAAATGAAACAACATTGTGTGAGAGCTAGCTATACGTTTCAAGAGTAGACTAGGAAGATTATTAAGATGCATGTATAAGATGTTCGCTGAAACACTTAGGCACTCTCTGCACTCATTGAATTGAATATAGATGTACTGTCTGTCATGctccttgaattgaatgtggaTTTATTTCCTTTGTCCAATTCTATATGGCATATTAAGTTGACTTGTATATTATATTATTGATGGTGGTCGATGGAGGTGAATGTCAAACGAATAGTTGAAAATTAGTTTTGTACGTGAGTGTATGTtattactaggtgggtgtcctatttcttatttcttagttcctttttctcttttcgtgttgcccttatttctcgtattttgtatttctctaatttctattttattatttcttattccttatttctgttatgtcatccatTCCCTTGTTTAGTATTCTTTATCTtcagccgggggtctatcggaaacagcctctctacttcttcagaggtagcggtatggactacgtacatcttacccgccccagacctcactttgtgggaatacactggatttgttgttgttgttgtagtttgaCAGAGAAAACACAATATCGAGTTAGTTTGGATATTTTAAGGAATTTGAGTTCTTGAACATTGTAAAGTTTTGTGGAAATGATGTCAATCGTGTTAGAACGTCCCAAAGTGGAAAGTCTGCCATACCAAATAGCTCATGGAGTATTAATTTTTAGGGCAAGGATCATCAAagtagaattcaacatatttctATTACGTTCAGCTTAGAAAGTTTCAACACTTGGGCAAACTGATTTATTTGGAAGGCAATGTATTTGCAACCCTTTTTATTGCCGGGAGTGAAGGTTCAAAGGTACCACCTAATATATACAGTTTTTTCGAGTTTCATACCTaaactatcaccaactatttatcaaaacacacatCTCAACTATCAGTTGTTCCATTATCACTATTTTGAGGTATATTTTGATAAACATTTGGTGATAGTTTAGGCAAGAAACTCGCACACCTGATATTTTAAGTATGAAACTTGAAAAAACCGGGTACTTTAGGTGTGGCTTTGGCCCTTCattctatttttgcagttttACCAAGTGTATTGATAAGCTTTTACCTACTTTGTAATTTTTAAGGCTCAGAAACTTGCTGAAGACAGCCAGAGACCCGTGTATCCATTTCCAGCCATAGTGGGGCAAGATGAGATGAAGTTATGTCTTTTGCTGAATGTAATTGATCCAAAGATTGGAGGCGTGATGATAATGGGTGATAGAGGAACTGGGAAATCCACCACGGTTAGGTCTTTGGTGGATTTACTTCCTGAAATCCAAGTTATTTCTGGTGATCCATTCAATTCAGATCCAGATGACCAAGAAGTAATGAGCGCTGAAGTCCGTGACAAATTGAGGAAGGGAGAGCAGCTTCCCGTATCTTTCACCAAAATTAACATGGTTGATTTACCACTAGGTGCTACTGAGGACAGGGTGTGTGGAACAATCGACATTGAGAAAGCACTTACTGAGGGTGTGAAGGCATTTGAGCCTGGTCTTCTTGCTAAAGCTAACAGAGGAATACTTTATGTCGATGAGGTTAATCTTTTGGATGACCATTTGGTAGATGTTCTTTTGGATTCTGCAGCATCAGGATGGAACACTGTTGAAAGAGAGGGAATATCAATTTCACACCCTGCTCGATTTATCCTTATTGGTTCAGGTAATCCTGAAGAAGGAGAACTTAGGCCACAGCTTCTTGATCGATTTGGAATGCATGCCCAAGTGGGGACCGTGAGAGATGCAGAGCTGAGAGTGAAGATCGTTGAGGAAAGAGCTCGTTTTGACAGGAACCCCAAGGAATTCCGGGAGTCATACAAGGCAGAGCAAGAAAAGCTCCAGAACCAAATCTCCTCAGCCAGGAGCGGGCTTTCTTCTGTTACGATAGATCATGATCTTCGTGTTAAAATCTCTAAGGTCTGTGCAGAACTGAATGTTGATGGATTGAGAGGTGATATAGTCACTAACAGGGCAGCCAGAGCATTGGCCGCACTAAAAGGAAGAGATAAGGTAACTGCAGAGGATATCGCCACTGTCATTCCCAACTGCTTGAGACACAGACTTAGGAAGGATCCGTTGGAGTCTATCGACTCGGGTTTACTTGTTGTTGAGAAATTCTACGAAGTTTTCAGCTGAAGAGGTAGAGGGCTTTCTTCTTTGAGTAACACTTGCCTGCGAAAGCTGTTTTATAGAGTAACATACTTGTTTTTGGCTTTAGTTTCCATTCTCAAATAATCCTAAGATTTGATAATTGTAAAACTAGAGTTTTGCTGAAGATGGTCTTTTGTACTGTGCTTAAGGGATGGGTTCGGAATTACCTTGTGGCTAAACATACTggtatttgattattattaatctGGTTATTCATTCCTTGCTTATATAATTGTTGATCTACACATTTTGTAAAATAGAAATGTATAGAATATGAAGGGGAGAGTCTTGGAGTACTTGTAAAGTAATTGTTTGAGGATACATGTGCCAATAGGAGGTATGATACCAACCACCTATTTACAGTTCAAGCTCAGGCGAGacaaaaaatattagataatacaaaaaatattagataatGTCTTTTCATCTACCTAAGCCTTGGAGGGTAGAGTTGCTCGAGCATATATGTGCAATAGGAGGTAGCAAATATCAAGTGTAATAGTTGAGGTGCGCGTATGTTGGCCCAAACACCCACCATTATCTCTATCtctactatattaaaagtgtgaagggctttataaatcatatttgaattttttacccttcattaaaagtctccctttagataaaatcgtcttttcgcatattctatttaaattacaaaTCCAATAAATTAATATCTTAGTATGTATGGAAAGAAACTAAGACTCCTAATTTCTATGGAAAGTTTcgaacaaattaaaatttaattaaattaagaactcttaatatatatggaaagaaattaaGACTCAAACGCCttaataaaataagtatttataGAAGAAATTAGTCGAATATGCTTTACCAACGTCCGTATAGGAACCCTAATCAGTAGGTTCATAAATTtgaatctttctttatttgatcttcttcctttttaattaattttaacggtgacaaaaacaaaaaacctatacaaaatcaataaatcaatatgtatttttaaattagtgtgtaagaaagaaaaaaaaggtgtcCTAACGAAAAATCTCAAAGTAGAAAAAAATCgtggaaagtaaaaaaaaaacatgtattaGTGTATTAGAtacaaaatcctttgaagagtatAATTTTTGTGAAggtaatttaaataatttaatttttcttttatgtacacaaaaatcaaaatcctaTTCTAACTAAATTATAACATACATGTTCATATTCAACCCAAAATTAATCTTATCTAAAAtccatatctataatatattagaaaaatactcttaaaatatgatagaaaaatactcctaaaataggactctattaaggaaatacttctataaatattgagatgcacattaaactaaagaaaaatcagtttacatattagaaaaatatgattgatgatcATCTTGATTCGgttgtctagattggtggatggtTAATTTTCTAACcatcaacttcttcactgtttttgtcaacataatagaattcaacatctgtgtatatatatacatgtgttcTTTGTTTCCATTCAAGTTATTCTtcagggtcaaaattttcgctcaggtaagaattattttcatcaaaattgaagttttgtaatcactgttgtattattttgttgtagtttatatgATGAATTTACGGGTGGTATATGAATGTCGGTctgactttgagaaatttttttagttaaaggTTAAGTGTAATTGTATagtatttatatctctgttttgagaatatttttgtgtaaaagttaagtttaattgtattattttgatatctctattatcgtattattttattataatttaggtgagtgtcagacgactttgagaatttttttgtgtaaaagttagatttaattatattagtttgttcatcgtattgttttgtttgttttgttgcaatttataggtgatagataaatgttgatcACTTTGACAATtctttttggtaaaggttaggtttaattaaataaattcttcaaaagatattgaatttaattattgtattcatctttattatttaaacaaatatcttatttagtgtaacatttgaactcaacaaagtgaggtacacgcacgaagcgcatacacctaaactagttttttaaa
Coding sequences:
- the LOC107845383 gene encoding magnesium-chelatase subunit ChlI, chloroplastic, giving the protein MASVLGTCSTSAARTATFACTPFSSRSSISAVFSFFPSSGQSQGRKFYGQIRLPVKKGRSQFHVAISNVATEISPAQEQAQKLAEDSQRPVYPFPAIVGQDEMKLCLLLNVIDPKIGGVMIMGDRGTGKSTTVRSLVDLLPEIQVISGDPFNSDPDDQEVMSAEVRDKLRKGEQLPVSFTKINMVDLPLGATEDRVCGTIDIEKALTEGVKAFEPGLLAKANRGILYVDEVNLLDDHLVDVLLDSAASGWNTVEREGISISHPARFILIGSGNPEEGELRPQLLDRFGMHAQVGTVRDAELRVKIVEERARFDRNPKEFRESYKAEQEKLQNQISSARSGLSSVTIDHDLRVKISKVCAELNVDGLRGDIVTNRAARALAALKGRDKVTAEDIATVIPNCLRHRLRKDPLESIDSGLLVVEKFYEVFS